The proteins below come from a single Triticum aestivum cultivar Chinese Spring chromosome 5D, IWGSC CS RefSeq v2.1, whole genome shotgun sequence genomic window:
- the LOC123124387 gene encoding B3 domain-containing protein Os12g0591400-like, producing the protein MYALLLWAWASLAFWLLLCRSTGSWQRLLFFSGLGAASLQKYWLVQRASGQRLLYLTFVMAPDQYHEQGNRSGHNISSKSFQRCEGCEAHYYWCHMDDTQKYFFKCMVGNFHDKMASPGASMPFLSFRWNSIPVQNDNVVVCLFMQTIPQKFVENFKGQISEVIKIEAPDGNIFNVQATKDLDKIVLGSGWGVFISFYEVKEGNFLVFRYMGDSHFKVLIFDFGSCCEKEVFHVLVNCGSNAQEKDIHLDQSPLSERRCQNGGSSNSGSHRRCEHCDVHFYWHHMDDRQKHFLRLMFGDFRQEISIPEKFVNNFRGRISKVMKLEAPDGNVYNIQVINDLNKIVLRSGWAAFASAYELKEHDLLVFRYIGDSHFKVLIFNPSGCEKEVFHIVMNHTPNLPEAGISHDRSFLKETRHRDCESRDNNSRKTKKMTPLYSPSLRSAEGVTSPEDTLNSGGLRETTKPRYVLAMGCNLTTVQKAEVNALVRKVRPAIPFYITAMNKTSMSGSLVICKDYAAKYLPDEDQFITLCHPHKSNIWIDNLKVITDGSRMLSVGWSCFVLHNELRESDICLFEVSKNDGEVTMVVHSLEGAHHLQGKELESQKKRRYPVKAEATEDEESDKEHVESNYYYSRHANGLTSDEQEDIFRSELIQQGNPVYIALLGKNHLKKRNNLLTISRKFAAKHLAARSHDILLLRHNRGKKWCVRYYYHSIFRGFCNSPWTKFVHDNKLREGHICVFELIKGVPKAMMIVHVFRKVDGRLALLD; encoded by the exons ATGTACGCCCTTTTGCTCTGGGCTTGGGCATCCTTGGCATTCTGGCTGCTTCTCTGCAGAAGTACTGGCTCTTGGCAAAG GCTGCTCTTTTTCTCTGGGCTTGGGGCTGCTTCTCTGCAAAAGTATTGGCTTGTTCAAAGAGCTTCTGGGCAAAG GCTGCTGTATCTTACATTTGTCATGGCACCGGATCAATACCATGAGCAAGGTAACAGGAGTGGTCACAACATCAGCAGCAAATCCTTTCAAAGATGTGAGGGCTGCGAGGCACATTACTATTGGTGCCATATGGATGATACCCAGAAGTATTTCTTCAAGTGCATGGTTGGCAATTTCCACGATAAAATGGCAAGCCCTGGTGCATCGATGCCCTTTCTCTCCTTCAGATGGAATTCCATCCCTGTTCAGAATGATAATGTCGTTGTTTGCTTGTTCATGCAGACCATACCACAGAAGTTTGTGGAGAATTTCAAAGGTCAGATCTCTGAAGTTATCAAGATAGAAGCGCCTGATGGAAACATATTCAACGTTCAGGCTACCAAGGATCTAGACAAGATAGTCCTGGGATCTGGATGGGGGGTATTTATCAGCTTTTATGAAGTAAAAGAGGGCAATTTCCTGGTCTTTAGGTACATGGGGGATTCTCACTTCAAAGTTCTGATATTTGATTTTGGAAGTTGCTGTGAGAAGGAAGTGTTCCACGTTCTCGTGAACTGCGGCTCTAATGCCCAAGAAAAAGACATTCATCTTGATCAATCACCGCTGAGCGAAAGGCGATGCCAGAATGGTGGATCAAGCAACAGTGGGTCCCATCGAAGGTGCGAGCACTGCGATGTGCATTTCTATTGGCATCACATGGATGATAGGCAGAAGCATTTCTTGAGACTCATGTTTGGCGATTTCCGTCAAGAAATC AGTATACCAgagaaatttgtgaacaatttcagAGGCAGGATATCTAAAGTTATGAAGCTAGAAGCTCCTGACGGAAACGTATACAACATTCAGGTTATCAATGATCTGAACAAGATAGTCCTTAGATCTGGATGGGCAGCATTTGCCAGTGCTTATGAACTAAAAGAGCATGACTTGCTGGTGTTCAGATACATTGGGGACTCTCACTTTAAAGTGCTAATATTTAACCCAAGTGGTTGTGAGAAAGAAGTATTCCACATTGTCATGAACCACACTCCTAATCTACCAGAAGCGGGCATATCTCATGATCGGTCATTCCTCAAAGAAACAAGGCATCGAGACTGCGAATCACGCGATAATAACAGTAGGAAAACTAAAAAGATGACTCCGCTGTACTCTCCTTCACTGAGATCAG CTGAAGGTGTCACATCTCCAGAGGACACCCTGAATTCAGGTGGCCTTCGGGAAACCACCAAGCCTCGCTATGTCCTAGCAATGGGGTGCAATCTGACTACAGTGCAGAAGGCAGAAGTCAACGCGCTTGTGAGGAAAGTTAGGCCTGCTATTCCATTTTACATCACAGCCATGAACAAGACAAGTATGTCTGGATCTCTG GTCATCTGCAAGGATTACGCTGCCAAATACCTTCCAGATGAAGACCAATTCATCACACTCTGCCATCCTCATAAGAGCAACATATGGATAGATAATTTGAAGGTTATTACTGATGGTTCCCGCATGCTTTCTGTTGGCTGGTCGTGCTTCGTTCTCCACAACGAGTTGCGGGAAAGTGACATCTGCCTATTTGAAGTATCGAAAAACGACGGTGAAGTGACAATGGTTGTTCATTCTCTTGAAGGAGCTCATCACCTACAAG GGAAAGAGCTCGAATCTCAAAAAAAGCGCAGATATCCAGTTAAGGCCGAGGCCACCGAGGACGAGGAGAGTGACAAGGAACATGTTGAGTCCAACTACTACTACTCAAGGCATGCCAATGGCCTGACCAGCGATGAGCAAGAGGATATATTCAGGTCAGAGTTGATCCAACAGGGCAATCCCGTGTACATTGCCCTCCTGGGGAAGAATCACCTTAAAAAGAGGAACAACTTGCTG ACCATCTCTAGAAAGTTTGCGGCTAAGCATCTCGCAGCGAGGTCACATGACATCCTGCTCCTGAGACACAACAGGGGAAAGAAGTGGTGCGTGAGGTACTACTACCATTCGATCTTTAGGGGTTTCTGCAACAGTCCATGGACCAAGTTCGTCCATGACAACAAGCTGCGCGAGGGCCACATCTGCGTCTTCGAGCTGATCAAAGGCGTGCCTAAGGCGATGATGATTGTCCACGTGTTCAGGAAGGTTGATGGCAGGCTTGCTCTGCTGGACTAA